A window of Companilactobacillus allii genomic DNA:
CCAAAATTAAAAATTCTTTGGTTATTGGATAATCTTCAATAAGTATAACGCTAATAATACATATTTTGCCTTATACTAGGTAATTCAACAAATATAATAATTTATTTATGAATTTATGTTTATAAGTCGAAATATTGTTTATAAATTTTGTAATTGTTGTATCATTTACAATGAAAGTATTTTTTATATTGGAGGAATTTTTATGAAAGTTATTGTAGTAGGTTGTACTCATGCGGGAACAGCTGCTGTTGATCAGATTTTACAAGATCATCCTGGTACAGAAGTAACAGTATATGAACGTGATGATAATATATCTTTTTTGTCATGCGGAATTGCCTTGTATTTAGGACACAGAGTAAAGCGTCTTGAGGATATGTTCTATGCCGATCCAGATGATTTGGAGAAGCTTGGTGCAAAGGTCTTTATGAAGCATGATGTATTGAAGATCGATGCTAAGAATAAGAAGTTGATGATCGAGGATATTAAGTCAGGTAATGTCTTTGAAGATACTTATGACAAGTTGATCATGACAACTGGTTCTTATGTTCAAGTTCCACCAATTATGGGAATCGATAATTCTAAGATTCTTATGTGCAAGAGTTATGCACAAGCTCAAGAGATCTATGATTCAGCTAAGGAAAACAAACACATCACTATAGTTGGTGGTGGATATATTGGTGTTGAATTGGCTGAAAGTTACGCTAATACAGATCACGAAGTAACATTGATCCAGTCAGGGGATCAAATCTTGAACCATTATATCGATAAGTCAATGTCAGAAAACGTTGAGAAGTTGTTGGTAGATAATGGTGTAAAGGTATTCTTGAATGAACGTGTCAGTGGATTTTCAGGTGATGACCAAGTAGTTATCGAAACTGATGTAGGTGAGCACAAGGCTGATCTTGTTATTGTATGTACTGGCTTCATTGCTAATACAGACTTATTACGTGGCCAAGTTGAGATGGATCGTCGTGGTGCAATCGTCATCAATGATTACGTTCAAACATCTGATCCTGATATTTATGCCGCTGGGGATGCTTGTACAGTTAACTTCAACCCAACTGGTAAACCAGCCTATATGCCACTAGCAACAAACGCAATTCGTCAAGGTGCATTAGCCGGTATGAATGTGTTTGGAAATGTACAAAAGTATATGGGAACACAAGCAACTTCAGGGATGGAATTGTTCGAACATACTGTAGCTTCAACTGGTTTGACTTTGAAGAATGCACTTGCTTTGGACTTTGATGCTGATGCAGTTGTTTATCACGACTACTACAGACCATCATATATGCCAACTACTGAGATGCTAACAATTCGCCTTGTTTATGATAAGGGAAATCGTAAGATTCTGGGTGCTCAATTCTTCAGTAAGCATGAAGTAGCCCAATCAGCCAATACGATCTCAGTTATGATTCAAAATAAGAATACGATCGATGATTTGGCCTTTATAGATATGTTATTCCAACCAAATTACGACAATCCATTCAACTACTTGAACCTTGTTGGTCAAATGGCTGTGGCTAAAGAACGTGATGAGAAGTTGTCAAAAACGGAAAAATAAAAAATTATTAGGTTGCTCTTCTATCGTGAATCAGATATAATTTGCTTAACAATTTAATGTTTTCATGAGGGAGTAACTAGCAGCTTTGGCTGTAGCAATATCACCAACCCGGACGGATTATTCTGGTATTGCTATAAATAGTGAGACTTATGTGTGTTTTTACATGCGTAGGTCTATTTTTTTACCCAAATAGACCGCGTCAGAAAGGGAGAAACTATATTGTCAGAACAAAAGAAGCAATTGTCTCAAGCATTCTACTCGCAGGAAAAATCTGAGGTATTAAACAAATTAGATGCGACTAGGGATGGATTGACCACCCAACAAGTGGATAGTCGACTCAATGAGTATGGAGCTAATAAACTAGACGATGGTAAGAAAAAGTCCATCGTTCAAAGATTCTTGGAACAATTCAAGGATCTGATGATCTTGGTGTTACTTGCAGCAGCGGTAATCTCGGCTGTAGTATCTCATGATGTGATCGACTCAGTCATAATCTTGGCCGTGGTAATTATAAATGCCGTGCTTGGTGTCTTCCAAGAATCAAAGGCTGAAGCTGCACTAGATGCACTGAAGAATATGTCTACACCACACGCTAATGTACTTCGAAATGGCGACACTATAACAATTAAGAGTACCGAATTAGTACCAGGAGATATCGTATTACTAGAAGCTGGTGATGTCGTGCCAGCTGATCTTAGATTACTAGAATCAAATTCGTTAAAAATTGAAGAATCGGCATTGACTGGTGAATCAGTCTCTGTCGAAAAAGAAGTTGGTGTAATAACAGGGGAACAAGTTGGTATTGGAGATCGACTTAATATGGCTTTTTCCAACAGCAATGTGACTTATGGTCGTGGAGTTGGTGTTGTAGTTAATACTGGTATGTCCACAGAAGTAGGTAAAATCGCCGGTATGTTGGCCAATGCAGATGAAACAACGACACCATTAAAGAACAGCTTGAATCACTTAGGTAAGTTCTTGACTATTGCTATTGTGATCATTGCAGTAGTTATGTATGTTGTGGGAACTTTCTTGAATGGAATGGATCCAATCAAGATGATGTTAACGTCGATCTCTCTAGCTGTAGCAGCAATTCCAGAAGGATTACCAGCTATCGTTACTATCATATTGGCACTTGGTACACAAGTAATGGCGAAGAGAAATGCTGTTATACGTAAGCTCCCAGCCGTTGAAACCTTGGGATCAACTGATATTATTGCATCAGATAAGACAGGTACATTGACTCTGAATCAGATGACCGTCGAGAAAGTCTATACATTTGGTGCACAGCAGTCAGCTGACGCTACCTTGCCAGATGATAATATGACCTTGAAGATTATGAACTTCGCAAATGATACGAAGATTTCAAAAGATGGTACGATGATAGGAGATCCAACTGAAACAGCACTGATTACTTTTGGTGAGAAGCACAATTTCAACTTGGATGAAAAACTAAAGCAACAACCACGAGTAGCAGAACTACCATTTGACTCTGATCGTAAGTTAATGTCCACTGTTCATAAGAATCCTGATGGTAAGTTCTTGGTTGCCGTCAAAGGTGCGCCTGATATTTTATTGGAACGTATAACTAAAATCCAAACAGAAAATGGAATCAGGGATATTACTGACGAAGATAAGGAACAGATCCTCCAAAATAACAATGATATGGCAAAACAAGCCCTACGTGTTTTGGAGATGGCCTATAAGTATATTGATAAAGTCCCTGATGAACCTAGTTCTGAACAACTTGAGAGTGATTTGATATTTGCAGGACTGATTGGGATGATTGATCCTGAAAGAAGTGAAGCCGCACAGGCTGTTCGTGTAGCTAAGTCTGCTGGAATTCGACCATTAATGATTACAGGGGACCATAGTGTAACTGCAGAAGCAATCGCAGTTAGGTTAGGTATTATTGAAAAGGGTGATGACGAGGCTGTTCTAACTGGTGCACAGTTAGATAAAATGTCGACTAAAGAATTCGATAAAAAAGTTAAGAATTATTCAGTCTATGCTCGTGTTTCACCAGAACACAAAGTAAGAATCGTTAAAGCATGGCAAAAGGCTGGTAAAGTTGTCGCCATGACAGGGGACGGAGTTAATGATGCACCAGCTTTGAAACAAGCAGATATTGGTGTCGGAATGGGTATTACAGGTACTGAAGTTTCAAAAGGTGCTTCCGACATGGTATTGGCCGATGATAACTTTGCAACAATCGTTGTAGCGGTCGAAGAAGGTAGAAAAGTCTTCTCTAATATTCAAAAGGCCATCCAGTATTTACTGGCAGCCAATTTGGGTGAGGTATTAACATTGTTCATTGCCACATTGTTGGCATGGGATACGATGCTTCCGATTCACTTATTGTGGATCAACTTGGTAACTGATACTTTCCCAGCGATTGCACTTGGTATGGAACCGGCTGAATCGAACTTAATGGATCATAAACCAAGAGGTAAGAAGTCTAACTTCTTCTCGGGTGGAGTATTGAGTAGTGTGGTATATCAAGGTATCCTTGAAGCCGCAACAGTATTACTTGTTTATGCCACAGCTATTTTTTGGCCAGTTCATTCAGGATATGACGCAATTCACGCTGATGCTTTGACGATGTCGTTTGCAACATTAGGCTTGATCCAATTGTTCCATGCCTTCAACGTTAAGTCAGTTCATCAGTCAATTTTCAAAGTTGGATTGTTTAAGAATAAGACCTTCAATTGGTCGATTCTCTTATCCCTTGTTATGATGATGGTCATCATAGTTGTACCTGGATTAAATGATGCCTTTAAAGTTGCACATTTGGATATTCACCAATGGTTGATAGTACTTGGATCATCATTTGCGATTATTCCAATTGTTGAAATAGTTAAGTTTGTTCAACGAAAATTCGGTAAAGCATAAAATATTTAATATTATGTAACAGAAATGTAATAAATAAGTCCACTAATTGTAATGATTAGTGGGCTTGTTTTGGTGTTAGGCTGTAATAGGTAATTAGAAAGTGGGGGGATTATTATTAGGAAAAGAAATATAGTTTTATTGGGGCTATTGATGGGCTTTTTTGCCTTTTTGTTCAATGGATATACGGTTGAAGCTGCGTCTTCAATCAACAATGATATCATCAACGGAAAAATTCAGCCGGCAACTATTCAATATAGAGAAGGTACTTTCAGCCATTGGAACGCATATGAAAATGGTGTTGGTAAGCCTGAAGGTGTAGTTGTTCATGAAACAGCAGATCCACATACTACAGCTAATGCTGAAAACGAGGCTTCTTATTTTAATAATAATTGGTCTACCATATATACATATGTTCATGCATTTGTAGATGATAAGGAAACAATCAATATTCATGATACAGATTATGGTGTTTGGGGAGCCGGACAAACAGCTAATGCTAAGTACGTGCAAGTTGAATTGTGTGAAGTTCACTCATATGCTGCATTCACTAAGTCATTATCAAATGATGCCTTCTATGTGGCTTCTAAATTGATTCAATATAATTTGCCTGATGTTCCAGGACAAACTGTAGTGTCACATGATCAAGTAAGTAAGATGTATAAAGAAACTGATCATACAGATCCAACTGGATACTTTGCTACTTGGGGTTATAGTATGGATCAATTCAATGAGTTGATCAGCTATTACTATAATAATCTCAAGAGCTCTGGCTCTGTTTATGGTGGTAATGGATCAAGTACAAATACTAATACTAATACTAATACTAATACTAATACCAATACTAACAAGAATGTTATTAATGTTAATAACTCAAATGGCTATTATGTACCTATCGTTGCATTCCAAAGTGACGGTTCTATTAAGACAGTAAGAAACCGTGCCTTGATGAATAAT
This region includes:
- a CDS encoding FAD-dependent oxidoreductase; translated protein: MKVIVVGCTHAGTAAVDQILQDHPGTEVTVYERDDNISFLSCGIALYLGHRVKRLEDMFYADPDDLEKLGAKVFMKHDVLKIDAKNKKLMIEDIKSGNVFEDTYDKLIMTTGSYVQVPPIMGIDNSKILMCKSYAQAQEIYDSAKENKHITIVGGGYIGVELAESYANTDHEVTLIQSGDQILNHYIDKSMSENVEKLLVDNGVKVFLNERVSGFSGDDQVVIETDVGEHKADLVIVCTGFIANTDLLRGQVEMDRRGAIVINDYVQTSDPDIYAAGDACTVNFNPTGKPAYMPLATNAIRQGALAGMNVFGNVQKYMGTQATSGMELFEHTVASTGLTLKNALALDFDADAVVYHDYYRPSYMPTTEMLTIRLVYDKGNRKILGAQFFSKHEVAQSANTISVMIQNKNTIDDLAFIDMLFQPNYDNPFNYLNLVGQMAVAKERDEKLSKTEK
- a CDS encoding cation-translocating P-type ATPase, with product MSEQKKQLSQAFYSQEKSEVLNKLDATRDGLTTQQVDSRLNEYGANKLDDGKKKSIVQRFLEQFKDLMILVLLAAAVISAVVSHDVIDSVIILAVVIINAVLGVFQESKAEAALDALKNMSTPHANVLRNGDTITIKSTELVPGDIVLLEAGDVVPADLRLLESNSLKIEESALTGESVSVEKEVGVITGEQVGIGDRLNMAFSNSNVTYGRGVGVVVNTGMSTEVGKIAGMLANADETTTPLKNSLNHLGKFLTIAIVIIAVVMYVVGTFLNGMDPIKMMLTSISLAVAAIPEGLPAIVTIILALGTQVMAKRNAVIRKLPAVETLGSTDIIASDKTGTLTLNQMTVEKVYTFGAQQSADATLPDDNMTLKIMNFANDTKISKDGTMIGDPTETALITFGEKHNFNLDEKLKQQPRVAELPFDSDRKLMSTVHKNPDGKFLVAVKGAPDILLERITKIQTENGIRDITDEDKEQILQNNNDMAKQALRVLEMAYKYIDKVPDEPSSEQLESDLIFAGLIGMIDPERSEAAQAVRVAKSAGIRPLMITGDHSVTAEAIAVRLGIIEKGDDEAVLTGAQLDKMSTKEFDKKVKNYSVYARVSPEHKVRIVKAWQKAGKVVAMTGDGVNDAPALKQADIGVGMGITGTEVSKGASDMVLADDNFATIVVAVEEGRKVFSNIQKAIQYLLAANLGEVLTLFIATLLAWDTMLPIHLLWINLVTDTFPAIALGMEPAESNLMDHKPRGKKSNFFSGGVLSSVVYQGILEAATVLLVYATAIFWPVHSGYDAIHADALTMSFATLGLIQLFHAFNVKSVHQSIFKVGLFKNKTFNWSILLSLVMMMVIIVVPGLNDAFKVAHLDIHQWLIVLGSSFAIIPIVEIVKFVQRKFGKA
- a CDS encoding N-acetylmuramoyl-L-alanine amidase family protein; translation: MGFFAFLFNGYTVEAASSINNDIINGKIQPATIQYREGTFSHWNAYENGVGKPEGVVVHETADPHTTANAENEASYFNNNWSTIYTYVHAFVDDKETINIHDTDYGVWGAGQTANAKYVQVELCEVHSYAAFTKSLSNDAFYVASKLIQYNLPDVPGQTVVSHDQVSKMYKETDHTDPTGYFATWGYSMDQFNELISYYYNNLKSSGSVYGGNGSSTNTNTNTNTNTNTNTNKNVINVNNSNGYYVPIVAFQSDGSIKTVRNRALMNNTPWVTDKTKDYNGVTYHRVATNEWVSSEYIV